In the genome of Candidatus Aminicenantes bacterium, the window GGTCAAAGGAGACAATCGCATGCGACACATCATCGCCATTCTGGCCGCCATGATTCTGCTGGTCGGCGCCATCCTCTGGGGCGCTCCGGCCGCCGGCATCGAAGGCACTTGGCTGGGCAAGGCCGAAGTCCCCAATTCGGGCATCGACGAGCTGACGATGGTCCTGACTAAGACCGAGAAGGGCTACACCGGCATCACGTCCGATTCCGTGGGCCTGCTGGCCAAGGACACGCCGCTCTCGGACATCAAGCTCGAGGGCGACAAACTGACCTTCAAGTTCCCCCTGGCCGACGGGGCCATGATCTCGGCTACCCTCAAGGTCGAGGGCGACAAGATGACCGGAGGCTGGGGTCATGAGGCGGGCGACGTCGGCTCGCTGGCCTTCGAACGGAAGAAGTAAGCTGCCATTGTCTCCGGCGCCTCCTTGGCGTATAAGGAAAACTCGCCAAGGAGGTGCCGGATGCGGGCTCCCGCCGGACTGTCTATAGCCGCCGCTCTGCTTCTGACCGCGTTCCCGCCGCTCGGCCGTTCGGCCGGAACGTCGCAAGCCGCACCCGACGGGCTCGGCCCGGCGCCGCGTCACGACCTTGTTTTCTCCTCGCTCCCCTTGTCCTGGGACGAAGGCCTGCCGCTCGGCAACGGTATGCTCGGCGAATTGGTCTGGAAGAACGGCTCTTTCCTCCGCCTGTCCCTCGACCGGGCCGACCTCTGGGATCTGCGGCCGATGAAGAACCTCGACGCGCCCGAGTGGAAGTTCCGCTGGGTGGTCGAGCAGTGGAAGAGAAACGACTACGGTCCAGTCCAGAAGAAATTCGACGTTCCCTACGATGCCGAGCCCGCCCCTTCTAAGATTCCCGCGGCCGCTCTCGAGTTCGATATCGGCGGTTGGGGTCCGGTCAAGGAAGCCCGGTTGTCCCTCGCCGACGGCCTGGCGACGGTCCGCTGGGAAGACGGCCGGATGCTGGAGACGTTCGTCCACGCCGCCTCTCCAGCGGGCTGGTTCCGCTGGAGCGGCGTCGCGTCCGGCTTCCAGCCGATTCTGCGGATGCCGGCCTATCAGACGCTCGCAGTCGGCGGTGAAGCGGACTCGGTCACCGGGCAGGACCTGCGCCGGCTCGGGTACCGGCAGGGCGACGTGCGGACGGGGCCGAACACGATCGTCTACCGTCAGGACGGCTGGGGCGGCTTCTATTACCTCGTCGCCGCAGTCTGGCGCGAAACGGCTCCCGGGGTCGTCGAAGGCGCCTGGAGCGTGACCTCGCGCTTCTCCGACGAGCGCGGCGAGACGGCCGCACCCGATCAGGCCATCGCTGAGGCCCGGGCCGGGTTCGAAGCCAGCCGACTTCCGCACGCCGCTTGGTGGAAGGAGTATTGGGCTCACTCGGCCATCCGTCTGCCCGACGCCGTCCTGGAACGGCAATGGTATCTGGAGCAGGCCAAGTTCGGTGCCGCGGCCCGCCGGGGGGCGCCGCCCATCTCGCTGCAAGCGGTCTGGACGGCCGACAACGGCAAGCTCCCGCCTTGGAAGGGCGACTTCCATCACGATCTCAACACCCAGCTCAGCTATTGGCCGTGCTATGCCGCCGACCACCTCGAGGAGGGGTTGGGATTCTTGGATTGGCTATGGGAGAAGCGGGGAGAATTCAAGCGCTACACCAAGTCCTACTTCGGAACGGACGGCCTGAACGTCCCCGGCGTTTCGACCCTGCTCGGCCAGCCGATGGGCGGCTGGATCCAATATTCCTTCTCCCCCACGGTCTCGGCTTGGCTGGCCCAGCACTTCTATCTCCACTGGCGCTTCAGCCGGGATAGAGTCTTTCTATCCGAGCGGGCCTATCCTTGGATCCGAGACGTGGCGGTCCATCTGGAGCAGCTCTCGGCCAGCGGCGAAGACGGCCGGCGGCGGCTGCCCGCCAGCTCCAGCCCCGAGATCTTCGACAACTCGGCCAAAGCCTGGTTCGCCGAGACGACCAATTACGACCTGGCCCTCATCCGCTGGGCCTTCGGCGCTGCGGCCGAGCTCGCCGCTGAGCTCGGCCTCGAAGACGAGGCGGCGCGTTGGACCGCGATCGCAGCCGAGTGGCCCGACTTCGCCATCGATACAGAGTCGGGACTGATGTTCGCGCCCGGCCTGCCCTACGCCGAATCGCATCGGCATTTCTCCCACCTCATGGCCTTCCACCCGCTGGGCCTGATCGATGTTGCGCACGGCGAGGCCGAGGCGGCGGTGATCAATAAAACCCTGGCCACGCTCGATCGGGTGGGGCCCGACTACTGGTGCGGCTATTCCTACGCCTGGCTGGGGAACCTCAAGGCCCGAGCCCGCGACGGAGAAGGGGCGGCCAAGGCCCTCCGCGATTTCGCCTCGTCTTTCTGCCTCCCGAACGGCTTCCACGCCAACGGCGATCAGAGCAAGTCCGGAAAATCAAAATTCCTCTATCGGCCGTTCACGCTGGAGGGCAACTTCGCCTTCGCCGCCGGCGTCCAGGAGATGCTCCTGCAAAGCCACACCGGCACCATCCGCGTCTTCCCCGCCGTGCCGGCGTCGTGGAGCGAAGTGGAATTCCGCGGCCTACGGGCGGACGGGGCTTTCCTCGTCTCGGCGAAGCGCGTGGGCGGCGCCGTGACGGAAGTGACGATCCGGTCCGAAAAGGGCGGGATGCTCCGCTTGGAGTCTCCGTTTGCCGGGCCTTATCTCATCAACGGAAAAGCATCCAAAACTGCCGATGCGATCATTGTCAGAAAGACCAAAGCAGGCGAGACGATCATTATTAAAGCGCTATAAAGCAGGCTCTCATCTCCGGGCTTGCGGCACGGTATTCGGCCCGGCGGCGCGGGTTTTTAACGCCTTTTTTGCGCTTCTCTTCTCGGCGCCTGCAGCGCTTCGCAGTCCTCGTAGGGACGTCGCTTCGACAATCCCCGCGAGGGCGGAACTCCGCATATTCGATCTCTCCAATCTGCATAATCGCCCACTTTGTCTCGTTCCCCATGATCGTCTCGTGCTCAAACATCCCTCGGCACATGCAGCCGAAGGCGCTATCCTATCCCCGCCTTCGAAGGCGGGGTAGGGGAGGTGATATCAATGAGAATAAAAGTGTTGTGCGCCTTCGGAATAAAAAGCTTTTCCCTCGCGGTTTCGCCGTTGGCCGAACACCGTACCGCCTGATCGCCCGGAGATGAAAGAATAATCGAGATTTAAAGGATCTCGATTTCGCCGCGAAGGTAAGCCCGGGCTTGGCCCGAGATTTCGACCCGGTCCCCGACCAGCTTGCACCACAGCCGCCCGCCCCGTTTGGAAAGCTGGGCCGCCGTGAGCTCGGCCTTCCGAAGCCGCTTGGCCCAGTAGGGCGTCAGGGTCGTGTGGGCCGAGCCGGTCACCGGGTCTTCATCGATCCCGACCTGGGGACCGAAAAAGCGGGAAACGAAATCCGTATCGCGGCCGGGCGAGGTGACGATGACGCCGCGCGCGGGGACCTTGGCGACCAGGCCGAAGTCCGGCCGCATGTCTGCCACAGCCTCGGCCGTGTCGTAGACGAGCATATAATCGGTCTTGCCTTTATAGGCTTCGGCGGGAGGGGCGCCCAAGCCCTCGACCAACAGCTCCGGAGGCTCGACCGGGACGATTTCGTCGGCCGGGAAGTCGAGCGTCAGCCGTTCGCCGTCGCGTCGGACGGTCAACAAGCCGCTCCGGGAATCGAATTCGATCCGCGGGCCGGCGAACCCGTCGACGTGGAAAATGACATAAGCGGCAGCCAGGGTGGCGTGGCCGCAAAGGTCCACCTCGACCGCAGGGGTGAACCAGCGGATGGCGTGGCGGCCGGGTCCGGGCACATAGAAGGCGGTTTCGGCCTGGTTGTTCTCCATGGCAATCTTTTGCATGATTTCGGCCGGCAGCCAGGCTTCGAGGGGGCAGACTCCGGCCGGATTGCCGCCGAAGAGCCGGTCGCTGAAGGCGTCGATCTGATGGTATCGCAGCTTCATGGATCACCTCTCGATTCTGAAAAACCCTAAGCCTGCCCAAAGGAAAGGACAATTTAGGCTATCACAAAGGGAAAAAATAGTCATTTGTGCTTAGTTTTCCCGACATATCGAAATGATCAGATATATCTTTAGACCCGCTTCCTTGACGGGGAGACCGGGAAAGTTTATAGTTGCCTGGATTCCAGCCAGGAGGCAATCATGGATCTCTTCGAAAAATGCCGCGGATTCTACACTTCCGCCGAAGTGGCTCAGAAATATGGCTATCCGACCAACCCCATGACGGCCATCGAGATGGGAATCTACCCCTATTTCATCCCCATCGAGCACGCCGAGGGCACGGAAGTCTTTATCGAAGGCAAGCGCTTCCTGATGATCGGCTCCAACAACTACCTGGGGCTGACCAACCATCCCTATGTCAAAGAGGCCGCCATCAAGGCCATCGAGAAATACGGCACTTCCTGCACGGGCTCCCGCTTCCTCAACGGCACCCTGCAGATGCACATCGAGCTCGAACGCCGGCTGGCCAAGCTCATCGGCCAGGAGGCCTCCCTCGTCTTCAGCACCGGGTTCCAGACCAACCTGGGCTCGATCGCAGCCATCATGGACACGGACGACATCATCATCGCCGACAAGGAGGTCCACGCCTCCATCGTCGACGGCATCCGGATGGCCAAGGTCCTTAAGAAGGTCCACCTGCGGCTGTTCAAGCACAGCGACCCGGCCGACCTGGAAGCCATCCTCAAAGCCAGCCCCGACAACGTCGGCCGGTTGGTCATCGTCGACGGTGTCTTCAGCATGGCCGGCGACATCGCTCCGCTGGACAAGATCGCCCCGCTCTGCCGGAAATACGGCGCCCGGCTGATGGTCGACGACGCCCACGCCATCGGCGTCCTGGGCGGCGGCCGCGGCACAGCCCACCACTTCGGCCACCCCGAATGGCCCGACCTGGTCATGGGCACGTTCAGCAAATCCCTCGCCTCCCTCGGCGGCGTCATCGCCGGGACCAAGGAAGCCGTCCACTGGATTCAGCACTTCGCCCGGCCGTTCATGTTCAGCGCCAGCCTTCCCCCCGCCAACGTGGCCACCGTTCTGGCCTGCCTGGACATCATGGAGCGGGAGCCCGAACGCATCGAGCGGGTCAACAAGATCGGCGCGCGCGTGCGCCGCGAGCTCAAGGGGATGGGTTACGACATCGGCCCCAGCCAGACCCCGATCATCCCCATCGTCATCGGCGACGAGATGAAGACCCTGATGGCCTGGAAGACCCTCTACGAGGCCGGCATCTACACCAACGTGGCCCTGCCGCCATCCGTTCCCCCGGGCTACGCGCTACTGCGGACAAGCTACATGGCCACCCATACCGACGCTCAGGTTGACCGGATCCTGGAGACCTTCAAGCAGGTCAAGAGCCTGATATAAGGAGCTTCTCCCGACTGCGGGGCCTGCGTCACGGTATTCGGCCCGGCGGCGTGGGTTTTTCACGCCTTTTTTGCGCTACTCGCCTCGGCACATGCAGCCGAAGGCGCTAACCTGCGCCCTCCTTCGAAGGAGGGGCTGGGGTGGTGATATCAATACGATTAAAGGTGTTATGCGCCTTCGGAATCAAAACTGTCTCGGCAGGCGCCGCGCTTCGCAGTCCTCGGACGGACATCGCCTCGATCGTCCCCGCGAGGGTTGGGTTCCTTCAAAGAGGTTCGCAAAAAAAGCTAAACCCGCGCGGTTTCGCCGTTCGCCAAATACCGTGCCGCCTGACCATCCCCCGCAGTCGGGAGAAGAGCCTTATTTAGGCCGTAAAAAAACTTATCAATCCGGACGGAATCGTTACAAAGCGGCTCGTCCCGATCGGTTTTTCCCCTTATTTCGGATTGGCATGAATCCTGCTTTTCTGTCTATCGTTCAGGGAGCAGGCATGACCGAGCAGATGATGGTCGAGCTGGCCAAGGAAGGGCGCTCCGACGCCCTCGAGCAGATCTACCTCCAAAACCGCGACCGCATCTTTCGCCTGGCCCTCCGCTACCTGAGATCCCCCGAGGATGCCGAAGACGTCGTCCAGGAAACCTTCATCAAGGCCTTTGACGCCATCTCCGGCTTCGACCTCAACCTGGGCTCGGGCCTCCCGGCCTGGATCAATCAGATTTGCGTCCATTGCGCCATCGATCATCTCAGGGTCCGCAAGCGCCGCTGGGGGCGGACGACGTCCCTGGACGCTATGCCGCAGGATCCCCCATCCTCGAACCCCTCGCCCGAGCAGGTCGCCATCGGCCGCGGCATCCGGCGACGGGTGCAGGATGCGGTCGGCATCCTGTCCCCCCGCCAGCGGGCGATCTTCTCCCTCCGCTACGTCGACCAGCTCGACATCCGGCAGATCGCCGATCAGCTGGACTGCAGCGAAGGCAACGTCCGGGCGCATCTCTTCCGGTCAGCCTCCAAGCTCAAGGGCCTCTTCCTCTCCGAATCCTGAGCCGCAGCTGCCTCCCCTCGTTCCCGTCGCGGATCCCTTTTCCATTCCTATGTTAAAATGCGGCCATGGCAGGTTCCATGAAAGCGATGGCCATCGTCCGGCTCGGCCCGGTGGACGGCCGCTCCGATCCGCTCGCGGCGACCGACCGGCCGGCGCCGGAGCCTCGGGAGGGGGAAGCCCTTCTTCGCGTAACCGCCTGCGGCGTCTGCCACACCGAGCTCGACGAGATCGAGGGACGCACGCCTCCGCCCCGCCTCCCGGTCATCCCCGGCCACCAGGTCGTCGGACGCGTGGCCGGACGGGGGCGCGGTGTCACCTCGCTTAAAGAAGGCGACCGGGTCGGCGTGGGTTGGATTCATTCGGCCTGCGGCCGCTGCCCCGCCTGCCTGTCCGGCCGGGAGAACCTCTGCCCCGACTTCCGGGCCACGGGCCGCGACGCGGACGGCGGCTATGCCGAATTCATGACCGCGCCCGCGGCGTTCGTCGTGCCCGTGCCGGCGGCTCTGCCCGACCTCGAGGCGGCGCCGCTTCTCTGCGCCGGCGCCGTGGGATGGCGGGCGCTTCGGCTGGCCGGGCTCGCCGACGGGCAAACGCTGGGCCTGACGGGATTCGGAGCCTCGGGCCATCTCGTCCTCAAAGCCGCGCGCTTCCGGTGGCCGGGCCTGCGCGTGCATGTCTTCGCCCGCTCGGCCGAAGAGAGGGCCTTCGCCCGCGAGCTGGGCGCGGCCTGGACCGGCGACACGGAGGATGCGCCCCCCGAGCCGCTCGACGCGATCATCGACACGACCCCGGCCTGGAAACCGGTCCTGGCTGCGCTGCGGGCCCTGGCCCCCGGGGGCCGGCTGATCGTCAACGCCATCCGGAAGGAAGACGGGGACAAAGACGCCTGGCGCTCGCTCGATTATCCGACCCATCTCTGGATGGAGAAGTCGCTTCAGAGCGTGGCCAACGTGACCCGGCGGGACATGGCCGAGTTCTTGGCTCTGGCGGCCGAGGCCGGCCTGCGGCCGGACATCGAAGTCTATCCCTTCGCCAAGGCCAACGAGGCCCTGCGGGATCTCAAGGCCCGCCGCCTCCGAGGGGCCAAAGTCCTTAAGATTTGAAGATGGATATGACCCCGTCCCGATGGCCCTCCCTGACCGATCTGCGCGCCGCCCTGGCCGGGCCGCGGCCCGGCCTGGCCGCCCAGCTCGAAATGGCACCGCGGCCGCGGGCAGGCGACAAGACCTGGGAGGAAGCGGAAGGCGACAGCCTGAAGGCGGGCGTGCTGATCCTGCTCTATCCCAAGGGCGGGGAGGCCCATATCGTCTTCATCCGCCGCCCGGACACCGCGCCCCACCATAAAGACCAGATCGCCTTCCCCGGCGGCCAGCTCGAAGCGGGTGAAGACTTCTTCCAGGCCGCCCTGCGCGAAGCCCACGAGGAGGTGGGCGTCCCGCCGGCCGCCGTGGCAGTGGCCGGCCGCCTGACGCCCCTCTACGTGCCGCCCAGCAATTTCTGCATCTATCCGGTCGTCGGCCTGGCGGCCGCCGCTCCGGCCTTCGTCCCGTCCGAAGCCGAAGTGGCCGAGCTCCTGGAAGTGCCGCTGACCCATCTCCTCGATCCGGCGACGGGGCGTGAAGAGACTTGGCATCTCGAGCGGGGGGCCGTCCGAGTCCCTTTCTACGCTTTCGGCCGCCACGCCATCTGGGGGGCCACGGCCATGATCCTGGCCGAGTTCCTGGCCGTCGCCCGGCAAGCCGGTTTCTGACTTTCCGGGCAACCTGTTAAAATACCCTTTTCGGGCAACGCGTCCGCGCAAGGAGACCCCGCATGAAGAAAGTCCTCGTCCTCGCCGCCTCTCTGGCGGTTCTGATCCTGGCCTGCGGGCCGAAGGAGACCCAAGCCCCCGTGACCACTCCCGCCGTCAACCCGTTCTTCACCGAATGGACGGCGCCCTTCGGGACGCCCCCGTTCGATCAGTTCAAGCCCGTTCACTATATGCCCGCCTTCGAGAAGGGCATGGCCGACCAGAAGGCCGAGATCGCCGCCGTCTCCGCGTCGACCGAAGCCCCGACCTTCGCCAACACGCTCGAGGCGCTGGAGCGGAGCGGCCGCCTGCTGACCAAGGTCAACAGCGTCTTCGGGCTCTACACCAACAACCACACCAGCGACGAGATCCAGAAGATCGAGCAGGACATCGCCCCCCTGCTGTCCAAGCACGCCGACGATATCGTCCTGGACGCCAAGCTCTTCGCCCGGATCAAATCCGTCTATGACGCCCGGGCCGGGCTCGGTCTCAGGCCCGAGCAATCGCGGCTGTTGGAGAAGACCTACAAGGACTTCGTCCGAAGCGGCGCCGCCCTGGACGAAACCAAGAAAGCGGAGCTCAGGAAGGTGAACGAGGAGCTGACCGTCCTCGGCGTCAAGTTCGGACAGAACGTCCTCAAGGAGGACAACGGCTTCACCCTGGTCGTCGACAAGGCCGAGGACCTGGCCGGCCTCCCGGCCGACGTGGCCGCCGCCGCGGCCGACGCGGCCAAGGCCAAGGGCTTGGAAGGCAAGTGGGCCTTCACCCTGCACAAGCCCTCCTGCATCCCGTTTTTCCAGTATTCGGCCAAGCGGGACCTTCGCGAGAAGCTCTTCCGGGCCTTCACCAAGCGCGGCGACAACGGTAACGACGCCGACAACAAGATCGTCCTGAGCAAGGTCGCCGCCCTGCGCGTCAGGCGGGCCAACCTGCTCGGCTACAAGACCCACGCCGACTACGTGCTGGAAGAGGCCATGGCCAAGACACCGGCCGGCGTCTACGGCCTGCTCGACCAGATCTGGAAGCCCGCCCTGGCCATGGCCAAGGCCGAGGCCAAGGAGCTGCAGGCCCTGCTGGCCAAGGACGGCATCGCCGGCCCGCTCCAGCCCTGGGACTGGTGGTATTACGCCGATAAGCTGAAAAAGGCCAAGTACGACCTTGACGACGAGGCCCTGCGGCCCTACTTCGAGCTCAAGGCCGTCCGCCAGGGCGCCTTCGACACGGCGACCAAGCTTTGGGGCTTGACCTTCACGCCCCGCAAGGATATTCCGGTCTATCATCCCGACGTCGAGGTCTTCGAGGTCAAGGAAGCCGACGGCCGGCACATCGGGATCCTCTACTCCGACTATTTCCCCCGCCCCTCCAAACGGGGCGGCGCCTGGTCCAACGCCCTGCGCGAGCAGTCGGCGATGGACGGTAAGCGGGTGACGCCCATCGTCTACAACGTCGGCAACTTCACCAAGCCGACGGCCGACAAGCCTTCGCTCATCACCTTCGAGGAAGCCCAGACCCTCTTCCACGAGTTCGGCCACGCCCTGCACGACCTGCTCTCGAACGTGACTTACGAGTCGCTGGCCGGGACCAACGTGCCGCGCGACTTCGTCGAGCTGCCGTCGCAGATCATGGAGAACTGGGCCGGCGATTCCGAGGTCATCAAGACCTATGCCAAGCACTACAAGACCGGCCAGCCCATCCCGCAGGAGCTGGTCGACAAGATCAAGAAGGCCGGGCAGTTCAACCAAGGCTTCATAACGGTCGAGTATGTCTCGGCCTGCCTGCTGGACATGGACTGGCACACGCTGGCGGCACCCGAGGAGAAGGACGCGACGACCTTCGAGAACGCCTCGATGAAGAAGATCGGGATGATCCCCCAAATCGTGGTCCGTTATCGCAGCCCCTACTTCTCCCACATCTTCGCCGACGGCTATTCGGCCGGCTATTACAGCTACATCTGGTCCGAGGTCCTGGACAAGGACGCCTTCGAAGCCTTCAAGGAGAAGGGCCTGTTCGACCAGGCCACGGCCAAGAGCTACCGCGACAACATCCTGGCCAAGGGCAACACCGAGGAGCCGATGGACCTCTACAAGGCCTTCCGCGGACGCGAGCCCAAGGTCGAGCCTCTGCTCAAGGCCCGCGGCCTATTGAAGTGACCCCATGACGGGGGCGCGGCCTTACGCCCGCCGCGCGGCGGCGGTCCTTGCCGCCGCCGCCCTCGCCGCCGCGGTCCTTCTGATCGCGTTCGCCGCGGCCTGCGCCCGGCGCGGGCCGGACCGCTTCGT includes:
- a CDS encoding CoA pyrophosphatase, with protein sequence MTPSRWPSLTDLRAALAGPRPGLAAQLEMAPRPRAGDKTWEEAEGDSLKAGVLILLYPKGGEAHIVFIRRPDTAPHHKDQIAFPGGQLEAGEDFFQAALREAHEEVGVPPAAVAVAGRLTPLYVPPSNFCIYPVVGLAAAAPAFVPSEAEVAELLEVPLTHLLDPATGREETWHLERGAVRVPFYAFGRHAIWGATAMILAEFLAVARQAGF
- a CDS encoding RNA polymerase sigma factor; translation: MTEQMMVELAKEGRSDALEQIYLQNRDRIFRLALRYLRSPEDAEDVVQETFIKAFDAISGFDLNLGSGLPAWINQICVHCAIDHLRVRKRRWGRTTSLDAMPQDPPSSNPSPEQVAIGRGIRRRVQDAVGILSPRQRAIFSLRYVDQLDIRQIADQLDCSEGNVRAHLFRSASKLKGLFLSES
- a CDS encoding PhzF family phenazine biosynthesis protein → MKLRYHQIDAFSDRLFGGNPAGVCPLEAWLPAEIMQKIAMENNQAETAFYVPGPGRHAIRWFTPAVEVDLCGHATLAAAYVIFHVDGFAGPRIEFDSRSGLLTVRRDGERLTLDFPADEIVPVEPPELLVEGLGAPPAEAYKGKTDYMLVYDTAEAVADMRPDFGLVAKVPARGVIVTSPGRDTDFVSRFFGPQVGIDEDPVTGSAHTTLTPYWAKRLRKAELTAAQLSKRGGRLWCKLVGDRVEISGQARAYLRGEIEIL
- a CDS encoding zinc-dependent alcohol dehydrogenase family protein, producing MKAMAIVRLGPVDGRSDPLAATDRPAPEPREGEALLRVTACGVCHTELDEIEGRTPPPRLPVIPGHQVVGRVAGRGRGVTSLKEGDRVGVGWIHSACGRCPACLSGRENLCPDFRATGRDADGGYAEFMTAPAAFVVPVPAALPDLEAAPLLCAGAVGWRALRLAGLADGQTLGLTGFGASGHLVLKAARFRWPGLRVHVFARSAEERAFARELGAAWTGDTEDAPPEPLDAIIDTTPAWKPVLAALRALAPGGRLIVNAIRKEDGDKDAWRSLDYPTHLWMEKSLQSVANVTRRDMAEFLALAAEAGLRPDIEVYPFAKANEALRDLKARRLRGAKVLKI
- a CDS encoding pyridoxal phosphate-dependent aminotransferase family protein, with the protein product MDLFEKCRGFYTSAEVAQKYGYPTNPMTAIEMGIYPYFIPIEHAEGTEVFIEGKRFLMIGSNNYLGLTNHPYVKEAAIKAIEKYGTSCTGSRFLNGTLQMHIELERRLAKLIGQEASLVFSTGFQTNLGSIAAIMDTDDIIIADKEVHASIVDGIRMAKVLKKVHLRLFKHSDPADLEAILKASPDNVGRLVIVDGVFSMAGDIAPLDKIAPLCRKYGARLMVDDAHAIGVLGGGRGTAHHFGHPEWPDLVMGTFSKSLASLGGVIAGTKEAVHWIQHFARPFMFSASLPPANVATVLACLDIMEREPERIERVNKIGARVRRELKGMGYDIGPSQTPIIPIVIGDEMKTLMAWKTLYEAGIYTNVALPPSVPPGYALLRTSYMATHTDAQVDRILETFKQVKSLI
- a CDS encoding M3 family metallopeptidase, producing MKKVLVLAASLAVLILACGPKETQAPVTTPAVNPFFTEWTAPFGTPPFDQFKPVHYMPAFEKGMADQKAEIAAVSASTEAPTFANTLEALERSGRLLTKVNSVFGLYTNNHTSDEIQKIEQDIAPLLSKHADDIVLDAKLFARIKSVYDARAGLGLRPEQSRLLEKTYKDFVRSGAALDETKKAELRKVNEELTVLGVKFGQNVLKEDNGFTLVVDKAEDLAGLPADVAAAAADAAKAKGLEGKWAFTLHKPSCIPFFQYSAKRDLREKLFRAFTKRGDNGNDADNKIVLSKVAALRVRRANLLGYKTHADYVLEEAMAKTPAGVYGLLDQIWKPALAMAKAEAKELQALLAKDGIAGPLQPWDWWYYADKLKKAKYDLDDEALRPYFELKAVRQGAFDTATKLWGLTFTPRKDIPVYHPDVEVFEVKEADGRHIGILYSDYFPRPSKRGGAWSNALREQSAMDGKRVTPIVYNVGNFTKPTADKPSLITFEEAQTLFHEFGHALHDLLSNVTYESLAGTNVPRDFVELPSQIMENWAGDSEVIKTYAKHYKTGQPIPQELVDKIKKAGQFNQGFITVEYVSACLLDMDWHTLAAPEEKDATTFENASMKKIGMIPQIVVRYRSPYFSHIFADGYSAGYYSYIWSEVLDKDAFEAFKEKGLFDQATAKSYRDNILAKGNTEEPMDLYKAFRGREPKVEPLLKARGLLK